In Methanobrevibacter oralis, a single window of DNA contains:
- a CDS encoding transposase, whose protein sequence is MKQNMHLTEFTTTGLKKVNTEFKLYTIGHNLKREYTTK, encoded by the coding sequence ATGAAACAAAACATGCACCTAACAGAATTCACAACAACAGGCTTAAAAAAAGTAAATACAGAGTTTAAACTATACACAATAGGACACAACTTAAAAAGAGAATATACAACAAAATAA